The following proteins are encoded in a genomic region of Dioscorea cayenensis subsp. rotundata cultivar TDr96_F1 chromosome 8, TDr96_F1_v2_PseudoChromosome.rev07_lg8_w22 25.fasta, whole genome shotgun sequence:
- the LOC120267171 gene encoding uncharacterized protein LOC120267171, whose protein sequence is MGFISMAMKDSYEPPYTLGKILKEALKLLTKSLKLTLPIIIFTFIYSISTFIANTNYTTPLIQDFSSKLLLILNNIDPNVPLGPNFFKNLISMGKDLKQYTIIQAVIFFTSFIFSFILTISATYTFTTAYSGEPLSAKGLLKVFKKRWYQTLITQLYILIFNIGFEVLLFSVIGVALLMTKSSSLCMGITFIALSLYIYIITRWQVSLVVTVNEKSYGIGAFSKAVILFKGNEKKGCAVTILVFLVAMAMTGAFMFIIRFMKVESLMMINVGFLALMSLFSTYVWAVYTVYYFECRKSHGIVDEEGDQYVFMFDSLLPRTTKV, encoded by the coding sequence ATGGGCTTCATCTCCATGGCCATGAAGGACTCCTATGAACCACCCTACACCCTTGGCAAGATCCTCAAAGAAGCTCTCAAGCTCTTAACAAAGAGCTTGAAGCTCACTCTCCCAATCATCATCTTCACCTTCATCTACTCCATCTCAACCTTCATAGCCAACACCAACTACACCACTCCTCTTATTCAAGACTTCTCCTCCAAActcctcctcatcctcaacAACATAGACCCTAATGTCCCTCTAGGCcccaacttcttcaaaaacCTTATCTCCATGGGCAAAGACTTAAAGCAATACACCATCATCCAAGCGGTCATCTTTTTCACTTCTTTCATCTTCTCCTTCATTCTAACCATCTCCGCAACGTATACGTTCACCACAGCCTACTCCGGTGAACCTTTATCGGCAAAAGGATTACTCAAGGTCTTCAAAAAGAGATGGTATCAAACTCTCATCACTCAGTTATACATACTCATCTTTAATATAGGCTTTGAAGTCTTGCTATTCAGTGTTATTGGGGTTGCTCTGCTTATGACCAAGAGTTCAAGCCTTTGCATGGGCATCACCTTCATAGCTTTGTCTCTATACATTTATATAATAACAAGGTGGCAAGTTAGTCTTGTGGTGACAGTGAATGAGAAGAGTTATGGAATTGGAGCTTTCTCAAAGGCTGTGATTCTCTTTAAAGGAAACGAGAAGAAAGGGTGTGCCGTTactattcttgtttttcttgttgcGATGGCCATGACTGGAGCTTTTATGTTCATTATAAGGTTTATGAAGGTGGAAAGCCTAATGATGATTAATGTTGGTTTCTTAGCTTTGATGTCTTTGTTTAGTACCTATGTCTGGGCAGTGTACACTGTGTACTACTTTGAGTGTAGAAAAAGCCATGGGATTGTTGATGAAGAAGGAGATCAATATGTTTTCATGTTTGATAGTCTTCTTCCTCGCACTACCAAAGTTTAA
- the LOC120267759 gene encoding uncharacterized protein LOC120267759 isoform X1: protein MGDGWTDNRQRSLINFLVYSPKGISFIKSVDASSFITNAETLCNLFSDIIEMVGPKNVVHMVTDNGANYKAAGRKIREKYVDIYWSPCAAHSINLIMKDIAEMPTVHSLAILASKITVFVYNHKWVLNWLRTQPKWTEIIRPGATRFATTFIALKSLHDHKDYLQSLVVSSDFKKFLNVPKGREVKQIVLDENFWRNCLIMVKIMGPLIRLLRICDSDEKPAMGYVYDGIYRARKGIKELFKGKKHLYKPYTSIIKERWHRTLRTGIHVLAYWLNPAFQFHEHNLCQKLEVQRGILDVIEQQTLFKASDLMEEMKIFRERQKTFARPLALSTSKTTTPDEWWKFFGCDVPNLQKLAIRILSQTASSSGCERNWSVFERIHTKKRNRLEHQRLNDLVYVHYNLRLQHRLASKKSLYDPIDYECIDKTEFWVVEEEVEGELAFDELESMLEEQPRISEESTNFSKGIEDDMVTVEEDDNAMIDVGRMTSNDLDEEDWLTSPPKN, encoded by the exons ATGGGTGATGGATGGACAGATAATAGACAAAGatctttgatcaatttcttggtGTACTCTCCTAAGGGGATTTCATTTATTAAGTCAGTTGATGCTTCAAGCTTTATTACAAATGCCGAGACATTATGCAATCTTTTTTCTGATATTATTGAAATGGTTGGGCCTAAAAATGTTGTTCATATGGTGACAGATAATGGAGCAAATTATAAGGCTGCTGGAAGGAAAATTAGAGAGAAATATGTTGACATTTATTGGTCTCCATGTGCTGCTCATTCAATAAATTTGATAATGAAAGACATTGCCGAAATGCCAACAGTTCATAGTTTGGCAATTCTTGCTTCAAAGATAACGGTATTTGTCTATAATCATAAGTGGGTTTTGAATTGGTTGAGAACGCAACCAAAATGGACAGAAATTATCCGTCCCGGAGCTACTCGGTTTGCTACTACTTTTATTGCATTGAAGAGCTTGCATGACCACAAAGATTACTTACAATCTTTGGTCGTATCTTCTGACTTTAAAAAGTTTCTCAATGTTCCAAAAGGGAGAGAAGTTAAGCAAATTgttttggatgaaaatttttGGAGAAATTGCTTGATAATGGTGAAGATAATGGGTCCTCTAATTCGTTTATTACGGATTTGTGATTCTGATGAAAAACCGGCAATGGGTTATGTGTATGACGGCATATATAGGGCCCGGAAAGGCATCAAGGAattatttaaaggaaaaaaacacttGTACAAGCCCTACACTTCCATTATCAAAGAACGGTGGCATAGAACTCTACGAACGGGTATTCATGTCTTGGCATATTGGTTGAATCCGGCATTTCAATTtcatgagcacaacttgtgccaaAAATTAGAAGTTCAACGGGGCATACTTGATGTGATTGAGCAACAAACATTGTTTAAAGCAAGTGACTTAATGGAAGAGATGAAAATATTTAGGGAAAGGCAAAAAACTTTTGCTCGACCACTTGCTTTAAGCACTAGCAAGACTACAACTCCCG atGAATGGTGGAAATTCTTTGGTTGTGATGTTCCTAATTTGCAAAAGTTGGCTATTAGAATTCTTAGTCAAACGGCTTCTTCTTCCGGATGCGAACGTAATTGGAGTGTATTCGAACGTATACAtaccaagaaaagaaatagGTTGGAGCATCAAAGGCTTAATGACTTGGTTTATGTTCATTACAATTTACGGTTGCAACATAG gtTGGCTTCAAAAAAAAGTCTTTATGATCCAATTGATTATGAATGCATTGATAAAACGGAATTTTGGGTGGTGGAAGAGGAGGTTGAAGGAGAACTTGCCTTTGATGAGTTAGAGTCTATGTTGGAGGAGCAACCAAGAATTAGTGAAGAATCAACCAACTTTTCTAAAg gtATTGAAGATGACATGGTTACCGTCGAGGAGGATGATAATGCAATGATTGATGTTGGAAGAATGACTAGCAATGATTTAGATGAAGAAGATTGGCTCACATCTCctccaaaaaattaa
- the LOC120267759 gene encoding uncharacterized protein LOC120267759 isoform X2, with product MGDGWTDNRQRSLINFLVYSPKGISFIKSVDASSFITNAETLCNLFSDIIEMVGPKNVVHMVTDNGANYKAAGRKIREKYVDIYWSPCAAHSINLIMKDIAEMPTVHSLAILASKITVFVYNHKWVLNWLRTQPKWTEIIRPGATRFATTFIALKSLHDHKDYLQSLVVSSDFKKFLNVPKGREVKQIVLDENFWRNCLIMVKIMGPLIRLLRICDSDEKPAMGYVYDGIYRARKGIKELFKGKKHLYKPYTSIIKERWHRTLRTGIHVLAYWLNPAFQFHEHNLCQKLEVQRGILDVIEQQTLFKASDLMEEMKIFRERQKTFARPLALSTSKTTTPDEWWKFFGCDVPNLQKLAIRILSQTASSSGCERNWSVFERIHTKKRNRLEHQRLNDLVYVHYNLRLQHRLASKKSLYDPIDYECIDKTEFWVVEEEVEGELAFDELESMLEEQPRISEESTNFSKDDMVTVEEDDNAMIDVGRMTSNDLDEEDWLTSPPKN from the exons ATGGGTGATGGATGGACAGATAATAGACAAAGatctttgatcaatttcttggtGTACTCTCCTAAGGGGATTTCATTTATTAAGTCAGTTGATGCTTCAAGCTTTATTACAAATGCCGAGACATTATGCAATCTTTTTTCTGATATTATTGAAATGGTTGGGCCTAAAAATGTTGTTCATATGGTGACAGATAATGGAGCAAATTATAAGGCTGCTGGAAGGAAAATTAGAGAGAAATATGTTGACATTTATTGGTCTCCATGTGCTGCTCATTCAATAAATTTGATAATGAAAGACATTGCCGAAATGCCAACAGTTCATAGTTTGGCAATTCTTGCTTCAAAGATAACGGTATTTGTCTATAATCATAAGTGGGTTTTGAATTGGTTGAGAACGCAACCAAAATGGACAGAAATTATCCGTCCCGGAGCTACTCGGTTTGCTACTACTTTTATTGCATTGAAGAGCTTGCATGACCACAAAGATTACTTACAATCTTTGGTCGTATCTTCTGACTTTAAAAAGTTTCTCAATGTTCCAAAAGGGAGAGAAGTTAAGCAAATTgttttggatgaaaatttttGGAGAAATTGCTTGATAATGGTGAAGATAATGGGTCCTCTAATTCGTTTATTACGGATTTGTGATTCTGATGAAAAACCGGCAATGGGTTATGTGTATGACGGCATATATAGGGCCCGGAAAGGCATCAAGGAattatttaaaggaaaaaaacacttGTACAAGCCCTACACTTCCATTATCAAAGAACGGTGGCATAGAACTCTACGAACGGGTATTCATGTCTTGGCATATTGGTTGAATCCGGCATTTCAATTtcatgagcacaacttgtgccaaAAATTAGAAGTTCAACGGGGCATACTTGATGTGATTGAGCAACAAACATTGTTTAAAGCAAGTGACTTAATGGAAGAGATGAAAATATTTAGGGAAAGGCAAAAAACTTTTGCTCGACCACTTGCTTTAAGCACTAGCAAGACTACAACTCCCG atGAATGGTGGAAATTCTTTGGTTGTGATGTTCCTAATTTGCAAAAGTTGGCTATTAGAATTCTTAGTCAAACGGCTTCTTCTTCCGGATGCGAACGTAATTGGAGTGTATTCGAACGTATACAtaccaagaaaagaaatagGTTGGAGCATCAAAGGCTTAATGACTTGGTTTATGTTCATTACAATTTACGGTTGCAACATAG gtTGGCTTCAAAAAAAAGTCTTTATGATCCAATTGATTATGAATGCATTGATAAAACGGAATTTTGGGTGGTGGAAGAGGAGGTTGAAGGAGAACTTGCCTTTGATGAGTTAGAGTCTATGTTGGAGGAGCAACCAAGAATTAGTGAAGAATCAACCAACTTTTCTAAAg ATGACATGGTTACCGTCGAGGAGGATGATAATGCAATGATTGATGTTGGAAGAATGACTAGCAATGATTTAGATGAAGAAGATTGGCTCACATCTCctccaaaaaattaa